One genomic region from Macaca mulatta isolate MMU2019108-1 chromosome 20, T2T-MMU8v2.0, whole genome shotgun sequence encodes:
- the CCDC78 gene encoding coiled-coil domain-containing protein 78 isoform X26, producing the protein MEHAATTGPRPGPPPRRVDNVVLRAKDWLPGAPGGTTAWGTTAWATSLEAEVPPDLVLSEEQQLQISKELVDIQITTHRLQEQHEAEIFQLKSEILRLESRVLELELHGDHTSQGCAVPVEADPMHRWAPAQELRHKAQVPGHSDDCRLQVQPKNATNPENEQQRLGNGPALYTPQLLGGQEQLQKQVKWALERQEARQQALETRVEALGRQLQGAREEARAAGQQLATQAVVLCSCRGQLRQAEAENARLQLQLKTLKDEYVLRLQHCAREAAEHADSAGQAPATTALRTFLEATLEDIRAAHRSREQQLARAARTYHKRLVDLSRRHEELLAAYRAPGNPQAIFGAASLDLEPLPVPLVTDFSHREDQHGGPEALLSSPQKGPGGASQGGTSEPQGLDAASWAQIHQKLRDFSRSTQAELERERAQLLVRATVAEEQLSELQEYVDQHLGRYKQEILRLRKLAGSGNPWKVGAVPPAKLQHPRTGSH; encoded by the exons ATGGAGCACGCAGCCACCACAGGCCCCAGGCCTGGACCTCCCCCTCGGCGGGTGGACAAC GTTGTGCTACGAGCCAAGGACTGGCTGCCAGGAGCTCCTGGGGGCACCACAGCGTGGGGCACCACGGCGTGGGCCACCAGCCTGGAAGCAGAGGTCCCACCAGATCTGGTGCTCAGTGAGGAGCAGCAGCTGCAG ATCTCCAAGGAGCTGGTCGACATTCAGATCACAACCCACCGCCTACAGGAGCAGCATGAGGCTGAAATCTTTCAGCTGAAGAGTGAG ATCCTTCGACTGGAGAGCCGGgtgctggagctggagctgcatGGAGATCACACCAGCCAGGGCTGTGCGGTCCCAGTGGAGGCTGACCCCATGCACCGCTGGGCACCAGCCCAAGAGCTAAGACACAAAGCCCAGGTGCCTGGACACTCTGATGACTGCAGACTCCAG GTGCAGCCTAAGAACGCCACGAACCCCGAGAATGAGCAGCAGAGGCTGGGGAATGGC CCAGCCCTATATACCCCACAGCTGCTGGGAGGCCAGGAGCAACTGCAGAAACAAGTGAAGTGGGCGCTGGAGCGTCAGGAGGCCCGGCAGCAGGCACTGGAGACTCGTGT GGAAGCCCTGGGCCGGCAGCTGCAGGGAGCCCGAGAGGAGGCCAGAGCAGCTGGACAGCAACTGGCCACACAGGCTGTG GTGCTGTGCAGCTGCCGAGGCCAGCTCCGACAGGCAGAGGCCGAGAACGCCCGGCTGCAGCTGCAGCTCAAGACGCTGAAGGATGAGTACGTCCTGCGGCTGCAGCACTGCGCTCGGGAGGCGGCG GAGCACGCAGACAGTGCAGgccaggcgccagccaccacggcCCTCCGGACATTCCTGGAGGCCACTCTGGAGGACATCCGGGCAGCGCACCGAAGCCGTGAGCAGCAGCTGGCCCGGGCTGCCCGCACCTACCACAAGCGGCTGGTGGATCTGAGCCGCAGGCATGAGGAGCTGTTGGCTGCCTACAG GGCACCTGGGAACCCCCAAGCTATTTTTGGCGCAGCCAGCTTGGACCTGGAACCATTGCCCGTGCCCCTGGTCACTGACTTCAGCCATCGGGAGGACCAG cacgGCGGGCCTGAGGCACTGCTCTCATCCCCACAGAAGGGACCCGGTGGAGCCTCCCAGGGGGGAACATCAGAGCCACA GGGCCTGGACGCTGCGTCCTGGGCCCAGATCCACCAGAAGCTCCGGGACTTCTCCCGCAGCACCCAG GCAGAGCTGGAACGGGAGCGGGCACAGCTGCTGGTCCGGGCCACGGTGGCTGAAGAGCAACTTTCTGAGCTACAGGAGTACGTGGACCAGCACCTGGGCAG GTACAAGCAAGAAATCCTGAGGCTGAGGAAGCTGGCAGGTTCAGGGAACCCCTGGAAAGTGGGGGCTGTGCCTCCAGCCAAGCTCCAGCATCCAAGGACCGGCAGCCACTAG
- the CCDC78 gene encoding coiled-coil domain-containing protein 78 isoform X30, giving the protein MEHAATTGPRPGPPPRRVDNVVLRAKDWLPGAPGGTTAWGTTAWATSLEAEVPPDLVLSEEQQLQISKELVDIQITTHRLQEQHEAEIFQLKSEILRLESRVLELELHGDHTSQGCAVPVEADPMHRWAPAQELRHKAQVPGHSDDCRLQVQPKNATNPENEQQRLGNGLLGGQEQLQKQVKWALERQEARQQALETRVEALGRQLQGAREEARAAGQQLATQAVVLCSCRGQLRQAEAENARLQLQLKTLKDEYVLRLQHCAREAAEHADSAGQAPATTALRTFLEATLEDIRAAHRSREQQLARAARTYHKRLVDLSRRHEELLAAYRAPGNPQAIFGAASLDLEPLPVPLVTDFSHREDQHGGPEALLSSPQKGPGGASQGGTSEPQGLDAASWAQIHQKLRDFSRSTQAELERERAQLLVRATVAEEQLSELQEYVDQHLGRYKQEILRLRKLAGSGNPWKVGAVPPAKLQHPRTGSH; this is encoded by the exons ATGGAGCACGCAGCCACCACAGGCCCCAGGCCTGGACCTCCCCCTCGGCGGGTGGACAAC GTTGTGCTACGAGCCAAGGACTGGCTGCCAGGAGCTCCTGGGGGCACCACAGCGTGGGGCACCACGGCGTGGGCCACCAGCCTGGAAGCAGAGGTCCCACCAGATCTGGTGCTCAGTGAGGAGCAGCAGCTGCAG ATCTCCAAGGAGCTGGTCGACATTCAGATCACAACCCACCGCCTACAGGAGCAGCATGAGGCTGAAATCTTTCAGCTGAAGAGTGAG ATCCTTCGACTGGAGAGCCGGgtgctggagctggagctgcatGGAGATCACACCAGCCAGGGCTGTGCGGTCCCAGTGGAGGCTGACCCCATGCACCGCTGGGCACCAGCCCAAGAGCTAAGACACAAAGCCCAGGTGCCTGGACACTCTGATGACTGCAGACTCCAG GTGCAGCCTAAGAACGCCACGAACCCCGAGAATGAGCAGCAGAGGCTGGGGAATGGC CTGCTGGGAGGCCAGGAGCAACTGCAGAAACAAGTGAAGTGGGCGCTGGAGCGTCAGGAGGCCCGGCAGCAGGCACTGGAGACTCGTGT GGAAGCCCTGGGCCGGCAGCTGCAGGGAGCCCGAGAGGAGGCCAGAGCAGCTGGACAGCAACTGGCCACACAGGCTGTG GTGCTGTGCAGCTGCCGAGGCCAGCTCCGACAGGCAGAGGCCGAGAACGCCCGGCTGCAGCTGCAGCTCAAGACGCTGAAGGATGAGTACGTCCTGCGGCTGCAGCACTGCGCTCGGGAGGCGGCG GAGCACGCAGACAGTGCAGgccaggcgccagccaccacggcCCTCCGGACATTCCTGGAGGCCACTCTGGAGGACATCCGGGCAGCGCACCGAAGCCGTGAGCAGCAGCTGGCCCGGGCTGCCCGCACCTACCACAAGCGGCTGGTGGATCTGAGCCGCAGGCATGAGGAGCTGTTGGCTGCCTACAG GGCACCTGGGAACCCCCAAGCTATTTTTGGCGCAGCCAGCTTGGACCTGGAACCATTGCCCGTGCCCCTGGTCACTGACTTCAGCCATCGGGAGGACCAG cacgGCGGGCCTGAGGCACTGCTCTCATCCCCACAGAAGGGACCCGGTGGAGCCTCCCAGGGGGGAACATCAGAGCCACA GGGCCTGGACGCTGCGTCCTGGGCCCAGATCCACCAGAAGCTCCGGGACTTCTCCCGCAGCACCCAG GCAGAGCTGGAACGGGAGCGGGCACAGCTGCTGGTCCGGGCCACGGTGGCTGAAGAGCAACTTTCTGAGCTACAGGAGTACGTGGACCAGCACCTGGGCAG GTACAAGCAAGAAATCCTGAGGCTGAGGAAGCTGGCAGGTTCAGGGAACCCCTGGAAAGTGGGGGCTGTGCCTCCAGCCAAGCTCCAGCATCCAAGGACCGGCAGCCACTAG
- the CCDC78 gene encoding coiled-coil domain-containing protein 78 isoform X18, translating to MCRGRWAAFPRWGNGGTEKKSCPSSSTTTGLACHCGRGPGSHLEPTEALATHAAVLVAAAAIGRPSVEAAPGSELARVPLPMEHAATTGPRPGPPPRRVDNVVLRAKDWLPGAPGGTTAWGTTAWATSLEAEVPPDLVLSEEQQLQISKELVDIQITTHRLQEQHEAEIFQLKSEILRLESRVLELELHGDHTSQGCAVPVEADPMHRWAPAQELRHKAQVPGHSDDCRLQVQPKNATNPENEQQRLGNGPALYTPQLLGGQEQLQKQVKWALERQEARQQALETRVEALGRQLQGAREEARAAGQQLATQAVVLCSCRGQLRQAEAENARLQLQLKTLKDEYVLRLQHCAREAAEHADSAGQAPATTALRTFLEATLEDIRAAHRSREQQLARAARTYHKRLVDLSRRHEELLAAYRSGPRQTLVYADRAPGNPQAIFGAASLDLEPLPVPLVTDFSHREDQHGGPEALLSSPQKGPGGASQGGTSEPQGLDAASWAQIHQKLRDFSRSTQAELERERAQLLVRATVAEEQLSELQEYVDQHLGRYKQEILRLRKLAGSGNPWKVGAVPPAKLQHPRTGSH from the exons ATGTGCAGGGGGCGCTGGGCCGCATTCCCCAGATGGGGAAACGGAGGCACGGAGAAGAAGAGCTGTCCTTCCTCCTCCACAACCACAGGTCTGGCCTGCCACTGTGGGCGGGGCCCTGGGAGTCACTTGGAACCAACAGAGGCCTTGGCAACGCACGCAGCAGTGCTTGTGGCAGCAGCCGCCATAGGGAGGCCAAGCGTGGAGGCGGCACCGGGCTCGGAGCTGGCCAGGGTCCCCTTGCCTATGGAGCACGCAGCCACCACAGGCCCCAGGCCTGGACCTCCCCCTCGGCGGGTGGACAAC GTTGTGCTACGAGCCAAGGACTGGCTGCCAGGAGCTCCTGGGGGCACCACAGCGTGGGGCACCACGGCGTGGGCCACCAGCCTGGAAGCAGAGGTCCCACCAGATCTGGTGCTCAGTGAGGAGCAGCAGCTGCAG ATCTCCAAGGAGCTGGTCGACATTCAGATCACAACCCACCGCCTACAGGAGCAGCATGAGGCTGAAATCTTTCAGCTGAAGAGTGAG ATCCTTCGACTGGAGAGCCGGgtgctggagctggagctgcatGGAGATCACACCAGCCAGGGCTGTGCGGTCCCAGTGGAGGCTGACCCCATGCACCGCTGGGCACCAGCCCAAGAGCTAAGACACAAAGCCCAGGTGCCTGGACACTCTGATGACTGCAGACTCCAG GTGCAGCCTAAGAACGCCACGAACCCCGAGAATGAGCAGCAGAGGCTGGGGAATGGC CCAGCCCTATATACCCCACAGCTGCTGGGAGGCCAGGAGCAACTGCAGAAACAAGTGAAGTGGGCGCTGGAGCGTCAGGAGGCCCGGCAGCAGGCACTGGAGACTCGTGT GGAAGCCCTGGGCCGGCAGCTGCAGGGAGCCCGAGAGGAGGCCAGAGCAGCTGGACAGCAACTGGCCACACAGGCTGTG GTGCTGTGCAGCTGCCGAGGCCAGCTCCGACAGGCAGAGGCCGAGAACGCCCGGCTGCAGCTGCAGCTCAAGACGCTGAAGGATGAGTACGTCCTGCGGCTGCAGCACTGCGCTCGGGAGGCGGCG GAGCACGCAGACAGTGCAGgccaggcgccagccaccacggcCCTCCGGACATTCCTGGAGGCCACTCTGGAGGACATCCGGGCAGCGCACCGAAGCCGTGAGCAGCAGCTGGCCCGGGCTGCCCGCACCTACCACAAGCGGCTGGTGGATCTGAGCCGCAGGCATGAGGAGCTGTTGGCTGCCTACAG GAGTGGCCCAAGACAGACACTGGTCTACGCTGACAGGGCACCTGGGAACCCCCAAGCTATTTTTGGCGCAGCCAGCTTGGACCTGGAACCATTGCCCGTGCCCCTGGTCACTGACTTCAGCCATCGGGAGGACCAG cacgGCGGGCCTGAGGCACTGCTCTCATCCCCACAGAAGGGACCCGGTGGAGCCTCCCAGGGGGGAACATCAGAGCCACA GGGCCTGGACGCTGCGTCCTGGGCCCAGATCCACCAGAAGCTCCGGGACTTCTCCCGCAGCACCCAG GCAGAGCTGGAACGGGAGCGGGCACAGCTGCTGGTCCGGGCCACGGTGGCTGAAGAGCAACTTTCTGAGCTACAGGAGTACGTGGACCAGCACCTGGGCAG GTACAAGCAAGAAATCCTGAGGCTGAGGAAGCTGGCAGGTTCAGGGAACCCCTGGAAAGTGGGGGCTGTGCCTCCAGCCAAGCTCCAGCATCCAAGGACCGGCAGCCACTAG
- the CCDC78 gene encoding coiled-coil domain-containing protein 78 isoform X2, translating into MCRGRWAAFPRWGNGGTEKKSCPSSSTTTGLACHCGRGPGSHLEPTEALATHAAVLVAAAAIGRPSVEAAPGSELARVPLPMEHAATTGPRPGPPPRRVDNVVLRAKDWLPGAPGGTTAWGTTAWATSLEAEVPPDLVLSEEQQLQISKELVDIQITTHRLQEQHEAEIFQLKSEILRLESRVLELELHGDHTSQGCAVPVEADPMHRWAPAQELRHKAQVQPKNATNPENEQQRLGNGPALYTPQLLGGQEQLQKQVKWALERQEARQQALETRVEALGRQLQGAREEARAAGQQLATQAVVLCSCRGQLRQAEAENARLQLQLKTLKDEYVLRLQHCAREAAEHADSAGQAPATTALRTFLEATLEDIRAAHRSREQQLARAARTYHKRLVDLSRRHEELLAAYRSGPRQTLVYADRAPGNPQAIFGAASLDLEPLPVPLVTDFSHREDQHGGPEALLSSPQKGPGGASQGGTSEPQGLDAASWAQIHQKLRDFSRSTQAELERERAQLLVRATVAEEQLSELQEYVDQHLGRYKQEILRLRKLAGSGNPWKVGAVPPAKLQHPRTGSH; encoded by the exons ATGTGCAGGGGGCGCTGGGCCGCATTCCCCAGATGGGGAAACGGAGGCACGGAGAAGAAGAGCTGTCCTTCCTCCTCCACAACCACAGGTCTGGCCTGCCACTGTGGGCGGGGCCCTGGGAGTCACTTGGAACCAACAGAGGCCTTGGCAACGCACGCAGCAGTGCTTGTGGCAGCAGCCGCCATAGGGAGGCCAAGCGTGGAGGCGGCACCGGGCTCGGAGCTGGCCAGGGTCCCCTTGCCTATGGAGCACGCAGCCACCACAGGCCCCAGGCCTGGACCTCCCCCTCGGCGGGTGGACAAC GTTGTGCTACGAGCCAAGGACTGGCTGCCAGGAGCTCCTGGGGGCACCACAGCGTGGGGCACCACGGCGTGGGCCACCAGCCTGGAAGCAGAGGTCCCACCAGATCTGGTGCTCAGTGAGGAGCAGCAGCTGCAG ATCTCCAAGGAGCTGGTCGACATTCAGATCACAACCCACCGCCTACAGGAGCAGCATGAGGCTGAAATCTTTCAGCTGAAGAGTGAG ATCCTTCGACTGGAGAGCCGGgtgctggagctggagctgcatGGAGATCACACCAGCCAGGGCTGTGCGGTCCCAGTGGAGGCTGACCCCATGCACCGCTGGGCACCAGCCCAAGAGCTAAGACACAAAGCCCAG GTGCAGCCTAAGAACGCCACGAACCCCGAGAATGAGCAGCAGAGGCTGGGGAATGGC CCAGCCCTATATACCCCACAGCTGCTGGGAGGCCAGGAGCAACTGCAGAAACAAGTGAAGTGGGCGCTGGAGCGTCAGGAGGCCCGGCAGCAGGCACTGGAGACTCGTGT GGAAGCCCTGGGCCGGCAGCTGCAGGGAGCCCGAGAGGAGGCCAGAGCAGCTGGACAGCAACTGGCCACACAGGCTGTG GTGCTGTGCAGCTGCCGAGGCCAGCTCCGACAGGCAGAGGCCGAGAACGCCCGGCTGCAGCTGCAGCTCAAGACGCTGAAGGATGAGTACGTCCTGCGGCTGCAGCACTGCGCTCGGGAGGCGGCG GAGCACGCAGACAGTGCAGgccaggcgccagccaccacggcCCTCCGGACATTCCTGGAGGCCACTCTGGAGGACATCCGGGCAGCGCACCGAAGCCGTGAGCAGCAGCTGGCCCGGGCTGCCCGCACCTACCACAAGCGGCTGGTGGATCTGAGCCGCAGGCATGAGGAGCTGTTGGCTGCCTACAG GAGTGGCCCAAGACAGACACTGGTCTACGCTGACAGGGCACCTGGGAACCCCCAAGCTATTTTTGGCGCAGCCAGCTTGGACCTGGAACCATTGCCCGTGCCCCTGGTCACTGACTTCAGCCATCGGGAGGACCAG cacgGCGGGCCTGAGGCACTGCTCTCATCCCCACAGAAGGGACCCGGTGGAGCCTCCCAGGGGGGAACATCAGAGCCACA GGGCCTGGACGCTGCGTCCTGGGCCCAGATCCACCAGAAGCTCCGGGACTTCTCCCGCAGCACCCAG GCAGAGCTGGAACGGGAGCGGGCACAGCTGCTGGTCCGGGCCACGGTGGCTGAAGAGCAACTTTCTGAGCTACAGGAGTACGTGGACCAGCACCTGGGCAG GTACAAGCAAGAAATCCTGAGGCTGAGGAAGCTGGCAGGTTCAGGGAACCCCTGGAAAGTGGGGGCTGTGCCTCCAGCCAAGCTCCAGCATCCAAGGACCGGCAGCCACTAG
- the CCDC78 gene encoding coiled-coil domain-containing protein 78 isoform X11 codes for MCRGRWAAFPRWGNGGTEKKSCPSSSTTTGLACHCGRGPGSHLEPTEALATHAAVLVAAAAIGRPSVEAAPGSELARVPLPMEHAATTGPRPGPPPRRVDNVVLRAKDWLPGAPGGTTAWGTTAWATSLEAEVPPDLVLSEEQQLQISKELVDIQITTHRLQEQHEAEIFQLKSEILRLESRVLELELHGDHTSQGCAVPVEADPMHRWAPAQELRHKAQVPGHSDDCRLQVQPKNATNPENEQQRLGNGLLGGQEQLQKQVKWALERQEARQQALETRVEALGRQLQGAREEARAAGQQLATQAVVLCSCRGQLRQAEAENARLQLQLKTLKDEYVLRLQHCAREAAEHADSAGQAPATTALRTFLEATLEDIRAAHRSREQQLARAARTYHKRLVDLSRRHEELLAAYRAPGNPQAIFGAASLDLEPLPVPLVTDFSHREDQKGPGGASQGGTSEPQGLDAASWAQIHQKLRDFSRSTQAELERERAQLLVRATVAEEQLSELQEYVDQHLGRYKQEILRLRKLAGSGNPWKVGAVPPAKLQHPRTGSH; via the exons ATGTGCAGGGGGCGCTGGGCCGCATTCCCCAGATGGGGAAACGGAGGCACGGAGAAGAAGAGCTGTCCTTCCTCCTCCACAACCACAGGTCTGGCCTGCCACTGTGGGCGGGGCCCTGGGAGTCACTTGGAACCAACAGAGGCCTTGGCAACGCACGCAGCAGTGCTTGTGGCAGCAGCCGCCATAGGGAGGCCAAGCGTGGAGGCGGCACCGGGCTCGGAGCTGGCCAGGGTCCCCTTGCCTATGGAGCACGCAGCCACCACAGGCCCCAGGCCTGGACCTCCCCCTCGGCGGGTGGACAAC GTTGTGCTACGAGCCAAGGACTGGCTGCCAGGAGCTCCTGGGGGCACCACAGCGTGGGGCACCACGGCGTGGGCCACCAGCCTGGAAGCAGAGGTCCCACCAGATCTGGTGCTCAGTGAGGAGCAGCAGCTGCAG ATCTCCAAGGAGCTGGTCGACATTCAGATCACAACCCACCGCCTACAGGAGCAGCATGAGGCTGAAATCTTTCAGCTGAAGAGTGAG ATCCTTCGACTGGAGAGCCGGgtgctggagctggagctgcatGGAGATCACACCAGCCAGGGCTGTGCGGTCCCAGTGGAGGCTGACCCCATGCACCGCTGGGCACCAGCCCAAGAGCTAAGACACAAAGCCCAGGTGCCTGGACACTCTGATGACTGCAGACTCCAG GTGCAGCCTAAGAACGCCACGAACCCCGAGAATGAGCAGCAGAGGCTGGGGAATGGC CTGCTGGGAGGCCAGGAGCAACTGCAGAAACAAGTGAAGTGGGCGCTGGAGCGTCAGGAGGCCCGGCAGCAGGCACTGGAGACTCGTGT GGAAGCCCTGGGCCGGCAGCTGCAGGGAGCCCGAGAGGAGGCCAGAGCAGCTGGACAGCAACTGGCCACACAGGCTGTG GTGCTGTGCAGCTGCCGAGGCCAGCTCCGACAGGCAGAGGCCGAGAACGCCCGGCTGCAGCTGCAGCTCAAGACGCTGAAGGATGAGTACGTCCTGCGGCTGCAGCACTGCGCTCGGGAGGCGGCG GAGCACGCAGACAGTGCAGgccaggcgccagccaccacggcCCTCCGGACATTCCTGGAGGCCACTCTGGAGGACATCCGGGCAGCGCACCGAAGCCGTGAGCAGCAGCTGGCCCGGGCTGCCCGCACCTACCACAAGCGGCTGGTGGATCTGAGCCGCAGGCATGAGGAGCTGTTGGCTGCCTACAG GGCACCTGGGAACCCCCAAGCTATTTTTGGCGCAGCCAGCTTGGACCTGGAACCATTGCCCGTGCCCCTGGTCACTGACTTCAGCCATCGGGAGGACCAG AAGGGACCCGGTGGAGCCTCCCAGGGGGGAACATCAGAGCCACA GGGCCTGGACGCTGCGTCCTGGGCCCAGATCCACCAGAAGCTCCGGGACTTCTCCCGCAGCACCCAG GCAGAGCTGGAACGGGAGCGGGCACAGCTGCTGGTCCGGGCCACGGTGGCTGAAGAGCAACTTTCTGAGCTACAGGAGTACGTGGACCAGCACCTGGGCAG GTACAAGCAAGAAATCCTGAGGCTGAGGAAGCTGGCAGGTTCAGGGAACCCCTGGAAAGTGGGGGCTGTGCCTCCAGCCAAGCTCCAGCATCCAAGGACCGGCAGCCACTAG
- the CCDC78 gene encoding coiled-coil domain-containing protein 78 isoform X7, producing the protein MCRGRWAAFPRWGNGGTEKKSCPSSSTTTGLACHCGRGPGSHLEPTEALATHAAVLVAAAAIGRPSVEAAPGSELARVPLPMEHAATTGPRPGPPPRRVDNVVLRAKDWLPGAPGGTTAWGTTAWATSLEAEVPPDLVLSEEQQLQISKELVDIQITTHRLQEQHEAEIFQLKSEILRLESRVLELELHGDHTSQGCAVPVEADPMHRWAPAQELRHKAQVPGHSDDCRLQVQPKNATNPENEQQRLGNGLLGGQEQLQKQVKWALERQEARQQALETRVEALGRQLQGAREEARAAGQQLATQAVVLCSCRGQLRQAEAENARLQLQLKTLKDEYVLRLQHCAREAAEHADSAGQAPATTALRTFLEATLEDIRAAHRSREQQLARAARTYHKRLVDLSRRHEELLAAYRAPGNPQAIFGAASLDLEPLPVPLVTDFSHREDQHGGPEALLSSPQKGPGGASQGGTSEPQGLDAASWAQIHQKLRDFSRSTQAELERERAQLLVRATVAEEQLSELQEYVDQHLGRYKQEILRLRKLAGSGNPWKVGAVPPAKLQHPRTGSH; encoded by the exons ATGTGCAGGGGGCGCTGGGCCGCATTCCCCAGATGGGGAAACGGAGGCACGGAGAAGAAGAGCTGTCCTTCCTCCTCCACAACCACAGGTCTGGCCTGCCACTGTGGGCGGGGCCCTGGGAGTCACTTGGAACCAACAGAGGCCTTGGCAACGCACGCAGCAGTGCTTGTGGCAGCAGCCGCCATAGGGAGGCCAAGCGTGGAGGCGGCACCGGGCTCGGAGCTGGCCAGGGTCCCCTTGCCTATGGAGCACGCAGCCACCACAGGCCCCAGGCCTGGACCTCCCCCTCGGCGGGTGGACAAC GTTGTGCTACGAGCCAAGGACTGGCTGCCAGGAGCTCCTGGGGGCACCACAGCGTGGGGCACCACGGCGTGGGCCACCAGCCTGGAAGCAGAGGTCCCACCAGATCTGGTGCTCAGTGAGGAGCAGCAGCTGCAG ATCTCCAAGGAGCTGGTCGACATTCAGATCACAACCCACCGCCTACAGGAGCAGCATGAGGCTGAAATCTTTCAGCTGAAGAGTGAG ATCCTTCGACTGGAGAGCCGGgtgctggagctggagctgcatGGAGATCACACCAGCCAGGGCTGTGCGGTCCCAGTGGAGGCTGACCCCATGCACCGCTGGGCACCAGCCCAAGAGCTAAGACACAAAGCCCAGGTGCCTGGACACTCTGATGACTGCAGACTCCAG GTGCAGCCTAAGAACGCCACGAACCCCGAGAATGAGCAGCAGAGGCTGGGGAATGGC CTGCTGGGAGGCCAGGAGCAACTGCAGAAACAAGTGAAGTGGGCGCTGGAGCGTCAGGAGGCCCGGCAGCAGGCACTGGAGACTCGTGT GGAAGCCCTGGGCCGGCAGCTGCAGGGAGCCCGAGAGGAGGCCAGAGCAGCTGGACAGCAACTGGCCACACAGGCTGTG GTGCTGTGCAGCTGCCGAGGCCAGCTCCGACAGGCAGAGGCCGAGAACGCCCGGCTGCAGCTGCAGCTCAAGACGCTGAAGGATGAGTACGTCCTGCGGCTGCAGCACTGCGCTCGGGAGGCGGCG GAGCACGCAGACAGTGCAGgccaggcgccagccaccacggcCCTCCGGACATTCCTGGAGGCCACTCTGGAGGACATCCGGGCAGCGCACCGAAGCCGTGAGCAGCAGCTGGCCCGGGCTGCCCGCACCTACCACAAGCGGCTGGTGGATCTGAGCCGCAGGCATGAGGAGCTGTTGGCTGCCTACAG GGCACCTGGGAACCCCCAAGCTATTTTTGGCGCAGCCAGCTTGGACCTGGAACCATTGCCCGTGCCCCTGGTCACTGACTTCAGCCATCGGGAGGACCAG cacgGCGGGCCTGAGGCACTGCTCTCATCCCCACAGAAGGGACCCGGTGGAGCCTCCCAGGGGGGAACATCAGAGCCACA GGGCCTGGACGCTGCGTCCTGGGCCCAGATCCACCAGAAGCTCCGGGACTTCTCCCGCAGCACCCAG GCAGAGCTGGAACGGGAGCGGGCACAGCTGCTGGTCCGGGCCACGGTGGCTGAAGAGCAACTTTCTGAGCTACAGGAGTACGTGGACCAGCACCTGGGCAG GTACAAGCAAGAAATCCTGAGGCTGAGGAAGCTGGCAGGTTCAGGGAACCCCTGGAAAGTGGGGGCTGTGCCTCCAGCCAAGCTCCAGCATCCAAGGACCGGCAGCCACTAG